The Vibrio cyclitrophicus sequence TACTATACTTGCGGAAGGCACGTTGAGTGCAGATGGGGAAAGCAATCGCGTTCGAATGATTCAACGCCTAGCCGAAGCCTCTGGTGCACAAGGTATGTGTATTGGACAAGCACTTGATATTGAAGCTGAAAACCGCTCTGTTACTCTAGAAGAGTTAGAAGAAGTTCACCGCAATAAAACGGGCGCTCTAATGAAATGTGCGATTCGTTTAGGTGCGCTTTCTGCTGGCGAAAAAGCGTTTGAAGTGATGCCTCAATTAGACAAGTACGCCGATGCCATTGGATTAGCATTCCAGGTTCAAGATGATATTTTAGATATCACTGGCGATACTGAAACTTTGGGTAAACCACAGGGTTCTGACCAAGAATTGAACAAAAGCACCTACCCTTCTTTGTTAGGTTTAGAGGACGCTCAAGAAAAAGCGCAAACTCTGCTACAGGAAGCGCTTCAAGCTTTGGCTGCAATCCCATACAATACCCAGTCACTCGAAGAGTTCGCCCGATACGTCATCGAGCGCAAGAACTAAGACAATAAGCGCGCATTACCTATGACTCTTGATATATCAAAGTACCCAACTCTTGCTTTGGCTGATAAGCCAGA is a genomic window containing:
- the ispA gene encoding (2E,6E)-farnesyl diphosphate synthase encodes the protein MIETLLSYQARNNEQLNLWLDRLPHQNQNLINAMRYGLLLGGKRARPFLVYITGEMLGCTAEELDTPASAVECIHAYSLIHDDLPAMDDDELRRGHQTCHIKYDEATAILTGDALQTLAFTILAEGTLSADGESNRVRMIQRLAEASGAQGMCIGQALDIEAENRSVTLEELEEVHRNKTGALMKCAIRLGALSAGEKAFEVMPQLDKYADAIGLAFQVQDDILDITGDTETLGKPQGSDQELNKSTYPSLLGLEDAQEKAQTLLQEALQALAAIPYNTQSLEEFARYVIERKN